In one Polaribacter sp. ALD11 genomic region, the following are encoded:
- a CDS encoding SusC/RagA family TonB-linked outer membrane protein — MRTFIYLFCTISFAFVSSEGVSQNAKIKIDSDITISVEEVFELIKKQTDYTFVYENSLFNKLPKVVLNKGIIVVKELLNKSLEKSNVVYIFNKDGSILLKKKIVQQKITGTLIDKNSMPIIGASVSVKGTGKGTATDFDGKYSIAASKGDVLVFQSLGFQTKEVAVGSSLVLNVSLEESTENLAEIVITTGYDKINKKSFTGAATTINAVDLKIDGINDVSRMLEGKVAGVNVQNITGTFGAAPQITIRGSSSVFGNNNPLYVIDGVVQEDIVEQDLDALTSGDASTLISSSIAGINATDIKKIDILKDASATSIYGARARNGVIVITTKSGKKSSPLKVTYTLEQTVRDIPSYSQYDILDSKETVGALQGLREQGFLKLPAVGNARFSGIYGILEKQINSFQNGGFGVVNTQEGRNKFLQQYELANTNWFKTLFRQSLMQNHSINFSGGGENNSFYASIGFVSDPGWSIADKVTRLTSNIKNTYYFSDKFKITLATVASIRDQKAPGTFRRVADVVDGQFSRDFDINPFSYALNTSRALRPRDNNGDLEYYTNNWAPFNILEELQNNTIDLDVKDIRFQFDASYKITDALTYDLNMSSRYVNSTREHQVREKSNVVRAYNSDGTPVIANANIFLYTDPNNPDAIPVTVFPEGGLYIKNDNTLTSYYVRNSFKYDKTFNNKHNINALLGQELRYVDRLRNEFTGYGLQFENGFTPFTDPRLLEKIITDGDNYFDLARDRERTVAFFGRATYSYDDKYIFSATGRYDGSNRQGESTSSRWLPTATVSGKWNASDENFIKDSNVINNLQFRSSYGLSASPGPATNALAIFRSEITDRLTVKERETFLNIDDLENSELTWEKQYELNLGFDLGLFNNRIQVTADVWKRDVFDNIDLVRTNGIGGQLFKFGNNADIDTKGVEFAITTKNIKTTDFSWSTSLNFSYFDQKITKLQNEPRVIDLVDLQGGNVVGFPLNSLFSFKFNGLNNQGVPTFELPEGDDSVTDVNFQDSENILDYLVSNGSVQANMNGGFSNTFKYKNWDLRVLITGAGGNVVRLNPALDNFYTGTNVFTKSTVNRWMFDGDETRTNIPKIVDVRNNNSFGSSALSRAYNAYNFSTDRVASGDFLRMKNVSLGYNFDGNVLDKIGLSSLRVQFQGTNLFLIYSDAKLNGQDPEFYGTGGVALPITRQFTMSLNIGI; from the coding sequence ATGAGAACGTTTATTTACTTATTTTGTACAATATCATTTGCTTTTGTTTCAAGTGAAGGAGTATCTCAAAACGCAAAAATTAAAATCGATTCAGATATAACCATATCTGTTGAAGAAGTTTTTGAACTTATTAAAAAACAAACAGATTACACGTTTGTTTACGAAAACAGTCTTTTTAACAAGCTCCCAAAAGTTGTGTTAAATAAAGGTATTATCGTTGTAAAAGAACTTTTAAATAAAAGTTTAGAAAAAAGTAATGTCGTTTATATTTTCAATAAAGATGGATCAATCTTATTAAAAAAGAAAATAGTTCAACAAAAAATTACCGGAACATTAATAGATAAAAACAGCATGCCTATTATAGGGGCATCTGTAAGTGTTAAAGGAACAGGTAAAGGTACTGCGACAGATTTTGACGGAAAATATTCAATAGCAGCATCTAAAGGAGATGTATTGGTTTTTCAATCTTTAGGCTTTCAAACGAAAGAAGTTGCAGTAGGTAGTTCATTGGTTTTAAACGTTAGTTTAGAGGAATCTACAGAAAATCTTGCTGAGATTGTTATAACAACAGGTTATGATAAAATTAACAAGAAAAGTTTTACTGGAGCCGCAACGACAATTAATGCTGTAGATTTAAAAATTGATGGTATTAATGACGTGAGTAGAATGTTAGAGGGTAAAGTAGCAGGGGTTAACGTACAAAATATTACAGGGACATTTGGAGCAGCACCACAAATTACAATTAGAGGATCTTCTTCTGTTTTTGGTAATAATAATCCATTGTATGTTATAGATGGTGTCGTACAAGAAGATATTGTTGAACAAGACTTAGATGCCTTAACTTCAGGAGATGCTTCAACTTTAATTAGTTCTTCGATTGCAGGAATTAATGCTACAGATATTAAAAAGATAGATATTTTAAAGGATGCTTCTGCTACATCAATATATGGTGCAAGAGCAAGAAATGGAGTTATTGTAATCACAACCAAGAGTGGTAAAAAGTCAAGTCCTTTAAAGGTTACATATACTTTAGAACAAACAGTAAGAGATATACCTAGTTATTCTCAATATGATATTTTAGATTCAAAAGAAACTGTAGGTGCACTTCAAGGATTAAGAGAACAAGGTTTTTTAAAATTACCAGCTGTAGGAAATGCTAGATTTTCTGGAATTTATGGTATTTTAGAAAAGCAAATTAATTCCTTCCAAAATGGAGGCTTTGGTGTGGTAAATACACAGGAAGGTCGAAATAAGTTTTTACAACAGTATGAACTAGCAAATACAAATTGGTTTAAGACACTTTTTAGACAGTCTTTAATGCAAAATCATTCAATTAATTTTAGTGGAGGTGGAGAAAATAATTCTTTTTATGCTTCGATTGGTTTTGTAAGTGATCCTGGTTGGTCTATTGCAGATAAAGTTACAAGGTTAACTTCTAATATAAAGAATACGTATTACTTTTCAGACAAATTTAAGATAACGCTGGCAACGGTAGCGTCTATTAGAGATCAAAAAGCACCAGGTACATTTAGAAGAGTTGCTGATGTTGTTGATGGCCAATTTTCTAGAGATTTTGATATTAATCCATTTAGTTATGCTTTAAATACATCGAGAGCATTAAGACCAAGAGATAATAATGGAGATTTAGAATATTATACTAATAATTGGGCTCCGTTTAATATTTTAGAAGAGTTACAGAATAATACGATAGATCTAGATGTAAAAGATATTCGGTTTCAGTTTGATGCTTCTTATAAAATAACAGATGCTCTTACTTATGATTTGAATATGTCTTCTAGGTATGTTAATAGCACAAGAGAACATCAAGTAAGAGAGAAATCTAATGTAGTAAGAGCTTATAATTCAGATGGAACTCCTGTAATTGCTAATGCAAATATATTTTTATACACAGATCCAAACAATCCAGACGCTATTCCTGTTACTGTCTTTCCTGAAGGTGGCTTGTATATTAAAAATGATAATACATTAACATCTTATTATGTGAGAAATAGTTTTAAGTATGACAAAACATTTAATAATAAACATAATATTAATGCTTTATTAGGTCAAGAACTTCGTTATGTAGACAGGTTAAGAAACGAGTTCACTGGTTACGGTTTACAATTTGAAAACGGGTTTACGCCTTTTACAGATCCGAGGTTATTAGAAAAAATAATAACTGATGGTGATAATTATTTTGACTTAGCAAGAGACAGAGAAAGAACAGTTGCTTTTTTTGGTAGGGCAACCTATTCTTATGATGATAAGTATATTTTTTCTGCAACGGGAAGGTATGATGGATCTAACAGACAAGGTGAATCTACAAGTTCTAGATGGTTGCCAACTGCAACCGTAAGTGGAAAATGGAATGCATCTGATGAAAATTTTATAAAAGACTCTAATGTTATAAATAATTTGCAATTTAGAAGTTCTTATGGACTTTCTGCTTCACCAGGGCCTGCAACAAATGCATTGGCAATTTTTAGAAGCGAAATTACAGATAGACTAACAGTTAAAGAAAGAGAAACGTTTTTAAATATAGATGATTTAGAGAACTCTGAGTTAACTTGGGAAAAGCAGTATGAATTAAATTTAGGATTTGATTTAGGATTATTTAATAATAGAATTCAAGTAACAGCAGATGTTTGGAAAAGAGATGTTTTTGATAATATCGATTTGGTAAGAACAAATGGTATTGGAGGACAATTATTTAAATTTGGTAATAATGCTGACATTGATACTAAAGGTGTAGAGTTTGCAATTACAACAAAAAATATTAAAACTACAGATTTTAGTTGGTCTACATCTCTTAACTTTTCTTATTTTGATCAAAAAATAACAAAACTTCAAAATGAACCTCGTGTTATTGATCTTGTTGATTTACAGGGAGGTAATGTAGTCGGTTTCCCCTTGAATTCTTTGTTTTCTTTTAAATTCAATGGATTAAACAATCAAGGAGTTCCTACATTTGAACTGCCAGAAGGAGATGATTCTGTAACAGATGTAAATTTTCAAGACTCAGAAAATATACTAGACTACTTAGTATCTAATGGTTCTGTTCAGGCTAACATGAATGGAGGTTTTTCAAACACATTCAAGTATAAAAATTGGGATTTAAGAGTTTTAATAACGGGTGCTGGAGGTAATGTTGTAAGGTTAAACCCTGCGTTAGATAATTTTTATACAGGAACTAATGTGTTTACTAAAAGTACTGTTAATAGATGGATGTTTGATGGAGATGAAACCAGAACGAACATCCCGAAAATTGTAGACGTTAGAAATAATAATTCTTTTGGTAGCAGTGCTCTTTCTAGAGCATACAATGCTTATAATTTTTCTACTGATAGAGTAGCTAGTGGAGATTTTCTTAGAATGAAAAATGTTTCGCTTGGTTATAATTTCGACGGAAATGTTTTAGATAAAATAGGGCTGTCTTCATTAAGAGTTCAATTTCAAGGAACAAATTTATTCTTAATTTATTCAGACGCTAAGCTAAATGGTCAAGATCCTGAATTTTATGGTACTGGTGGAGTTGCACTTCCTATCACTAGACAATTTACAATGTCACTAAATATTGGTATATAA
- a CDS encoding RagB/SusD family nutrient uptake outer membrane protein gives MKILYKKITKVTALLFLFSLVACNDYLSELPDDRTTINSGEKIKALITGAYPQGNYMLMAELMSDNALSKPTNNGVANDLLHEQMFNWEESIDLNQDSPTAYWVACYEAIAQANQALESIEELKNQFNLDAEKGEALIARAYAHFMLVNFWGKHFDPSTANSDLGIPYVTKPETVLIQKYTRNTVKEVYDFIERDLNEGLKLIKNREENPKFHFSKESGQAFAVRFYTYKGDWDQVILNANELLINPRLQVRDMVAYRTLSYGERTFRYNNTLEDANILVNSVSSWWARSFASTNYGLLSGSDIFTSGNPLNKQWAYQTFGGDKFSNLPKFDEYFKITNQSAGTGFGLTPQVLFSYDEVLLNRAEAYAMKENYTNSLKDLTDFLSKKTVGFNNGTDNLTAEMVTDTYPVIANELTPSYGFKDDKQTSFVKAVLSFKQKEFYHEGLRWFDVRRFNIEIKRAYKKQNSFVSEITLAKDDLRRQMQIPESATNIGLIKNPR, from the coding sequence ATGAAAATATTATATAAAAAAATAACTAAAGTTACAGCGCTGCTATTTCTTTTTTCTTTGGTAGCTTGTAATGATTATCTATCTGAATTACCAGATGATAGAACAACTATAAATAGTGGAGAAAAAATAAAAGCATTAATTACAGGTGCTTACCCACAAGGTAATTATATGTTAATGGCAGAATTAATGTCAGACAATGCATTGTCTAAACCAACTAATAATGGAGTAGCTAATGATTTACTGCATGAGCAAATGTTTAATTGGGAAGAAAGTATCGATTTAAATCAAGATTCTCCAACCGCGTATTGGGTAGCTTGCTATGAAGCTATTGCACAAGCAAACCAAGCACTTGAATCGATAGAAGAATTAAAAAATCAATTTAATTTAGACGCAGAAAAAGGAGAAGCTTTAATTGCAAGAGCGTATGCACATTTTATGTTGGTTAATTTCTGGGGGAAACACTTCGATCCATCAACAGCAAATTCAGATTTGGGTATTCCTTACGTTACTAAACCAGAAACTGTATTAATTCAAAAATACACTAGAAATACAGTAAAAGAAGTATATGATTTTATTGAACGAGATTTAAATGAAGGGTTAAAACTAATTAAAAATAGAGAAGAAAATCCTAAGTTTCATTTCTCTAAGGAATCAGGACAAGCCTTTGCTGTTCGTTTTTACACATATAAAGGAGATTGGGATCAAGTGATATTAAATGCTAATGAATTATTAATTAACCCTAGATTACAAGTTAGGGATATGGTAGCATATAGAACACTTTCTTATGGAGAGCGTACTTTTAGGTATAATAATACTTTAGAAGATGCAAATATTCTTGTAAACTCTGTAAGTTCTTGGTGGGCAAGGAGTTTTGCATCAACAAATTATGGACTTTTATCTGGATCAGATATTTTTACTTCTGGAAACCCTCTAAACAAGCAATGGGCGTATCAAACTTTTGGGGGTGATAAGTTTTCTAACTTACCAAAATTTGATGAGTATTTTAAAATTACAAACCAGAGTGCAGGAACCGGTTTTGGTCTTACTCCACAAGTTTTGTTTAGCTATGATGAAGTTCTTTTAAATAGAGCAGAAGCGTATGCAATGAAAGAGAATTATACTAATTCATTAAAAGATTTAACAGATTTCTTGTCTAAGAAAACAGTAGGTTTTAATAATGGAACAGATAATTTAACAGCAGAAATGGTTACAGATACTTACCCTGTTATTGCAAATGAACTGACACCTTCTTATGGTTTTAAGGATGACAAACAAACCTCTTTTGTAAAAGCTGTTCTTAGTTTTAAACAAAAAGAATTCTATCACGAAGGTTTAAGATGGTTTGATGTTAGAAGGTTTAATATAGAAATTAAAAGAGCTTATAAGAAACAAAATTCTTTCGTTTCAGAAATTACTTTAGCTAAAGATGATTTGCGTAGACAAATGCAAATACCAGAGTCTGCTACCAATATTGGCTTAATTAAAAATCCTAGGTAA
- a CDS encoding substrate import-associated zinc metallohydrolase lipoprotein — translation MKNIYILIALVIVGLFQSCSNVDEKLTESNIDITTPGLNSTDSWLRDNYTTPYNIDVTYKWDEGRVDLNRFLFPPTLENVIPIMEAVKIIWIDTYSAVGGEEFVKKIAPRELVLIGGFNLNENGTRTLGFAEGGKNIVLFEADLINLKDKASITRFVRTIQHEYTHILNQQFRFDEEAFKQVTPGDYTSQWFNPADRTERFDIANELGFITDYSRLSHTEDFAEMTATLLSNSAVDYQAILNNISKRIIDKAVSNALGQLDATATATEVKIATDAATLIATPQAEKAIDLIKQKEALVASYFLKQFNVDIYELQRVAAENIIKATI, via the coding sequence ATGAAAAATATATATATATTAATAGCATTAGTAATTGTAGGGTTGTTTCAATCGTGCAGTAATGTAGATGAAAAATTAACTGAAAGTAATATAGACATTACAACACCTGGCCTTAATAGTACAGATAGTTGGTTAAGAGATAATTATACAACACCATATAATATAGACGTTACTTATAAATGGGATGAAGGTCGTGTAGATTTAAATAGATTTTTATTTCCACCAACGCTAGAAAATGTTATTCCTATTATGGAAGCTGTTAAGATAATTTGGATCGATACTTACTCTGCGGTAGGTGGAGAAGAGTTTGTGAAAAAAATAGCTCCTAGAGAGTTAGTCTTAATTGGTGGTTTTAACTTAAATGAAAATGGAACGCGTACTTTAGGTTTTGCTGAAGGTGGAAAAAACATTGTTTTATTTGAGGCAGATTTAATCAATTTAAAAGACAAAGCAAGTATAACCCGATTTGTGCGTACAATTCAACATGAATATACACATATATTAAATCAACAATTTAGATTTGATGAAGAGGCTTTTAAGCAAGTAACACCAGGAGATTATACGTCACAATGGTTTAATCCAGCAGATAGAACAGAAAGATTTGATATTGCAAACGAATTAGGTTTTATTACAGATTATTCAAGGTTAAGCCATACCGAAGATTTTGCAGAAATGACAGCAACATTGTTATCAAACTCAGCAGTAGACTATCAGGCCATTTTAAATAATATTAGTAAGAGAATTATAGATAAGGCTGTATCAAATGCGCTAGGGCAATTAGATGCAACAGCAACTGCAACAGAAGTTAAAATAGCCACAGATGCAGCTACTTTAATAGCAACTCCTCAAGCAGAAAAAGCAATTGATTTAATTAAACAAAAAGAAGCTTTGGTTGCTAGTTATTTTTTAAAACAATTTAATGTTGATATTTATGAGCTACAAAGAGTAGCTGCGGAAAATATTATTAAAGCCACAATATAA
- a CDS encoding DUF4302 domain-containing protein, producing the protein MKYLKKINWQILALLFIVVLYSCEDNSDPELLFEDVPAVRFEKKLKKVSDFLIAPEAGWKMTYFTDETALGGFTFLFDFINESEVRMDSDFGNADPTKTSLYGLSLGATLKLTFTTKNVIHELSDGANFPDAAFVGQGYKGDFEFLFSSIEGEDIIFRSNRNPSNYIKFVRASKDEWNNLSTQNRAMLKNIKNDPSKSVFRSLTIENKGNVASYSFNYNNARRFSTSIKLDENGEVLDVNFGIAPTATGFKVSPAITVGNIEVENFIYDEINNEFVAEEQGAKVTISYVGTPAIPLTGKDILPNFLILHNPFLNSLASDWTPDLTNVGFSNLITNLNASIFFDVTRIDLYDLDKDSGRIFIGTSIGNAFYNISKEVKNGKIYLTIVSTTTPQFFTDAIKPLLDVIVDSNGLYVDQPTTLNGSSNRIFSFVPASNTTIRYSAVQL; encoded by the coding sequence ATGAAATATCTAAAAAAAATTAATTGGCAAATATTAGCATTACTTTTTATAGTAGTCTTATATAGTTGTGAAGATAATAGTGATCCAGAGCTTTTGTTCGAAGATGTACCAGCAGTTCGGTTCGAAAAAAAATTAAAAAAAGTAAGCGATTTTTTAATAGCTCCAGAGGCAGGCTGGAAAATGACTTATTTTACAGATGAGACTGCTTTGGGTGGGTTTACTTTTCTTTTTGATTTCATAAATGAATCAGAAGTTAGAATGGATTCTGATTTTGGTAATGCAGATCCTACGAAAACTAGTTTATATGGTCTTTCATTGGGGGCTACACTTAAATTAACATTTACAACCAAAAATGTTATTCACGAATTATCTGATGGAGCTAATTTTCCAGACGCAGCATTTGTGGGGCAAGGTTATAAAGGAGATTTTGAGTTTTTGTTCTCTAGTATAGAGGGTGAAGATATTATTTTTAGAAGTAATCGTAACCCCTCAAACTACATAAAATTTGTTAGAGCATCTAAAGATGAATGGAACAATCTTTCTACTCAGAACAGAGCTATGTTAAAGAACATTAAGAATGATCCTTCAAAATCAGTTTTTAGGAGTTTAACTATTGAAAATAAAGGAAATGTAGCGTCGTATTCATTTAATTATAATAATGCAAGACGTTTCTCTACATCAATAAAGTTAGATGAAAATGGCGAAGTACTAGACGTGAATTTTGGTATTGCACCTACTGCGACTGGTTTTAAGGTGAGTCCAGCAATAACGGTAGGGAATATTGAAGTCGAAAACTTTATTTATGATGAAATAAACAATGAGTTTGTTGCAGAAGAGCAAGGTGCAAAGGTAACAATTAGTTATGTGGGTACTCCTGCAATTCCTTTAACGGGTAAAGATATTCTACCAAACTTTTTAATTTTACATAATCCGTTTTTAAATTCTTTGGCTTCTGATTGGACTCCAGACTTAACAAATGTTGGTTTTAGTAATTTAATAACAAATTTAAATGCTTCTATTTTCTTCGATGTTACTAGAATTGATTTATACGACTTAGATAAAGATTCAGGTAGAATTTTTATAGGAACTAGTATTGGTAATGCTTTCTACAATATTAGCAAAGAAGTTAAAAATGGTAAGATTTACTTAACTATAGTATCAACAACAACACCACAATTTTTTACTGATGCTATAAAGCCACTATTGGACGTAATAGTAGATTCTAACGGTTTATATGTAGATCAACCTACCACATTAAATGGTTCTTCTAATAGAATTTTTAGTTTTGTACCTGCTAGTAATACAACTATTAGATATAGTGCGGTTCAATTATAA